The DNA segment ttaaaaatatattaatattttactaggcatttaaaattttgaatatgtAATAATATTGAATGTTCGAGAATCAATAGGGACTCTTAACGTTTGCAGGcggttattttatggttttgaaatatcatttttatttgatatgtctacatattttcttttattgacttttttactgtaactataATTCTTATACATAAATAGTAACTATACAGGGCACAGCGTCCCATCGTTACTGTCCTGTCATTTTGTTTATAAAGACTGTCTCGTTGGAAGAACTGTAACAGTGTTAATCGATAGATCTATTCTGTACTTTGTTTATGGTACAATAGGTATGCATATGTCAGTTCATGCAAATCGGATTTAAACCATTTCAAGAGTGAGAAGGAAAGGTCTGCTGTCTGGTAACATTCAAGTGTAGTAACATTCGAAGTGTATTCGCAGGATGGCACAGATTAAcgttagttgtgttacgttacTAGAATAGAGTCACACAGTAACATATTATTTTGTGGTGCCGTAGTATATTGGTGCAAAAATATATAACTAATTACCGTTAAATAGGCAGTTGTTTTCCCTAGTATCATTATTTCCATAGTAGTATTTTAATACTGATTGGTGGACTAACGCTAGCGACGTCACATTCCACCAATCAATAGATTTTAGGTTAGTTCCTATTGAAGGTTCCCAACATTTACGACATTTGTAAATAGTTCACTGTTATAATAGGGATATAATATCTCGTTACATACTCTCGTAGTTACATAGTTCTAGTACAGTTTATGAACTGTGGTTTTACTTCCATGAAGTTGAATCAAACGTAGAATAGTGATTTCAAAAGCCCGGCAATAACATATAGTATAACAAATCCGGTGGGATGCGGCGTCATAATCGTGAATAATATTGGCGCGAATCCTAGTAGTTTATGCGATCTTGTTCTCGTCATTTCGgtgattataatttaattaattgttagttAACGTCATGGGTATCTTAGGTTTATCAAAACTAATAGCTGATATAGCACCGCATGCTATTAAGGAACGAGAATTGAAGCATTATTTCGGTACGCTTTTTATTATCTTACCAAATTATTATCAAAGCGGATTATATACATTTTTTGAAGAATTTACTGTGAATTAATTAACTTTATTATAATGGGAATTCTTAacgtttttatattttattgcagGTCGTAAAGTAGCCATAGATGCATCTATGTGTTTGTATCAATTTCTTATCGCCGTACGAAGCGAAGGTGCTCAGTTAACAACAGTGGACGGTGAAACAACAAGGTGCGTTTTTCACagtgtattttaatttatatttaaagtcCCATACTTTAAAGGTATAACATTTCACACTGATGTTCCTTTCAATTATAGTCACTTAATGGGCACGTTTTATCGAACGATACGCCTGGTAGAAAACGGAGTAAAACCTGTATATGTATTCGATGGGAAACCTCCAAACTTGAAAGGCGGTGAATTAGCTAAACGTGCTGAAAAGAGAGACGAAGCACAAAAACTTTTACAAGCTGCACAAGAAGCTGGTAAGTTTAGATAGTGATATGTTTTCATTTGTTAACACATTTGTATCATTTTTAAGTTTTTTTCTGTTATATTTTCTCAGGAAATGTTGAGGACATGGAAAAGTTTAACAGGCGGTTGGTAAAAGTTACAAAAGAACATGCGGAAGAAGTTAAACAGTTGCTGCAGTTAATGGGTATTCCTTACGTTGATGTAagtaaaaaaatagaaatataattttttagcaCAGTTTACAGAATGTACTGATACCAGTTAGAATCAAAGTAACTTATTGTACAGCAGTAATTAATAGGCTTGTCCAAGAATCCTGAAATTTGGGTTCAAGCCATTAAGAAATTAGCAAATTTGGGCAGAGatgtacagtagtgcccacttaaatgACCACATTTTTGCTCACTTAAATGTCCGCggttatccccaccaattcttagaagatacattgtatatatgaTTTCGAGTgtcagctattgtatctcactcgcacttatcctctttccttatctccgttgaattctgagaagtaaccatgcccacataattGACCGCGACCGGTTCTGAGCGtggtcacttaagtgggcactactgtattgaGCTTTGTCCAAATCCATTGTTTTCCTGATGGTCTGAGCCTGCACATCCCTAGTAATTAAgcagtattattttttaaattaattttaaggcAGAGTAAACAAACTTAAATTACGCCCGCGCGCGACACAGAGCTCGTTGTTGAGGGATTACGCATGCATACTTTTTTAAGGCACCGTGCGAAGCCGAGGCTCAGTGCTCTGCTTTAGTAAAGGCTGGTAAGGTTTTTGCAACCGCCACTGAAGATATGGATGCGCTTACGTTCGGATGCAATGTATTGCTACGGCGATTAACTTTCAGCGAAAGCAGGAAAATGCCTGTACAAGAGTTTCATTTTGATAAAGTATTAGAAGATCTTGAACTAAATCATGACGAAGTATGTAAGCCTATCGTGTTCCAGCCGCGATACTTTTGCCTCGGTTATTTATTGATATATGATTTGTTTAAATTTCTGATAACTTCCAGTTTATTGATCTTTGTATAATGTTGGGTTGTGATTATACGAGCAGTATTAAAGGTGTTGGGCCAAAAAGAGCCATTGAGTTAATTAAAACACATAGATCGCTCGAGAAGATCATAGAAAATATAGATCTAAAAAAATTCCCGATACCAGAGGATTGGAATTATAAGCAAGCTCGAGTATTATTTCAAAAGCCCGAGGTGATGGATCCTAACGAAATTGATGTAAGGAAATATGAATTACGTACAgtgatttatattaatattagaaCACTTCGGTAGAAAATGAAATCCGATAAAAAAATTTGATTTGTCTgtatttacaattatttaaGTTAAAATGGACAGAACCCGACGAAGAAGGTTTAGTTGCGTTCTTATGCGGTGATAAGCAATTCAACGAGGAAAGAGTAAGAAACGGAGCAAAAAAGTTATTTAAAGCACGAAATACTTCTACTCAAGGTAGATTAGATACATTCTTTAAGGTTTTACCAAATTCAAATCCTATTAAACGTAAGGTAAGTAAATTCAATAATAACTGTTTTTAAAGTTATATTAtctcttttttttcttgttttttttttttttttttttttaattctaatgTCTGTACCGTGTTGGAAAACAGACTGAAGAAAAAGTTGGAACAGTTAAAAAAGCTAAGAAAGGTGCAACAGGAAAACCACGTGGAAGAAAACCAAAATAATTTGTTATAAAAGTAATACTGGAGGTTTGTTATATTTGGGTAAAATCGTTGTGAATAATGACATACATATTTACacatttgtatatttatttcataaaatatcATAGGTACAGATTTATCgatatttctcattttgtatatgtatattaaacaatatttgtcACATTTTGTAATTCATAGTTCTTCTTTACACGAACTCACTTCATTTATACGTATAAACAGTATATAACAATGATAATCATAGAAAATGTGCAATTATGATGTTTTTATTATAATAGTTGTTCAGTCTTGATTTTAGTACCACAGaacttatttttgtatttatgaTTTTATGTAGAAGACTATTATGTACAATAAGTCCAAACAACTTTTTTTCTTATAACATTTATTTGTCACTGAAATGTTATTATAATACTACCAATAGCATCAGGATCTAATATACGATTCAATGCTTGTTCAATTTGACAAGGTCCATATATTTTATCCACAACTATTTGTAATTGTTGAGCATCGACTAAGTCGCATAATGCTTGCAAGTATATTGCATTAAGCTTAGAACCATCTTTCCATTGACTTACATTAAATCCAAATATATACTGCAACACGAGCAATTAATTAGTAATAGTTCAAAGTCAAATTACAGTAGTACCTACTTAAGTGTCCGCGGTCGATTAAGTGGACATGGTTAAAAGGATAAGTACGAGTGAGATAAAATAGCTGGCTTCCAAGAATTGGTAGAAATAACTGCGGACATTTAAGTGGGCAAAAATGCGGTcatttaagtgggcactactgtacatGTATAGTTCACCGCTGACTTGAAGTCCCGTGGCAGGAATGCGAGAAAAGTAGAAGGGATACAACACCTATTCCCACCTAGCAAGATAGAAAGATGGGCAGTCCGACTCCTCTTGCCCCTGTACCGTCCCGCGGGACTTCAAGCCAGCGGAGCACTGTACAAAATTTTATATACCTGTATGAGCAGTTTTATTCGTACATAACCAGCAAATATGCTTCCGAGTAGAAAACCTAACGAATCGGAGGTTAACTGTTCGGGAAGTGTAGATATATAGGAACCATAAGGTACTAAGCGTTGTTTTAGTATATGTTCATCGATTGGTTGACCGCCAGTATAAAAAATAACATCGTATCTAAAAGAACGTAATTTCTTAtcgtttaatttataattaacgaTTTAAGAAAAATTTATCATGCAACTTTCTGGAATCGTTTCAGTATCACACATACTTGTCGTAAAGTAGTAACTGTTTTTCGAGGCTTGAGCCATTTAAAGTTATAATTTCATTGGCTCCTAATGCTTTTGCTATAGGAATTACATTTGGTTTGCATATTATGTCTACTTGTCCACCCCACAATTTAACTAATTGTATTAAAATACAACCAACTGGAGTATTTCCACCACATACTAGTATTctgtacaaaattaaattaaatttggttttTGCATACAGATAATAATATGTATCCATTTAAAATTATGTCAGAGGGAAAAAAACAATGACTTACATAAGCATAGTTTACATAATGATATCATTTAAAAATCGTTTTTCAATAATTCTACATCAATTTTTGGCCACAGTATGTACTGGTTGACCGCGGAACGTGATTAGTTTGAACTATTCTGCTGTTAGTGggctaataaaaaattttattttgtccAAAGTAAGGTTaaaacaattaaatataatattattatttaaacgagAAACGACATGCAATTTTTCGATGTTAAAAAGCTTTTCCATTCCAGATTTGAATTATATGTCGACCATTCTGttatttttattgatttttaatatgaCAAACAACTTTTACatgaataatatttatattatttgtacCTTTTTCCTTTTGCATTGCCTTCTTGAATTGTAGACCTATTAATTAAGGCATCCCAAGCTAAGCATCCATTATAGGGAAGGCTGGCACATGCCTCAAAATTATGATACTTCGGTCGTTTAACAACATAAGTTTCTGGGACAACTATGTATTCTGCCATTGTGCCAGGAGCCCATGAAGGTACAGCTAATAATACTTCATCTCcaatatcaaaattaataacactTTGTCCTATACCTATCACTTTCCCTGTGCAATCTCTGCCTAATATTACTGGGAGTTCTCTATGTTTCTAAGAATAAACAGATAAAGTTGATTAATAATGCATATTAACGTGAATCTTAAAATAAAACAAGTTTCAAAGTATCATACTCCAGAATTAAGAAGTCTTCTATAAGTTTTGGAGTAGCCATAACAAATTTTTGTGTCAACAATATTAATGGAGGCTGCTTTAACTTGTATCAATAGTTCATTAGATTTTTTAATCATAGGCATTTCTGCATCATGTATCATGGACACTCCCTGTATCATGTGTGTATATATACAATATAAGTTATTAAGATACACTATATTGAACATATATTACTTAAGTTAAACATTAAAAAGTACTTATACAAGAATTTTACGCGTGATTGTCTACTTTAATATTGTaacaataaattttcatttctaCAGACTAAAAGCCATTGATGTAGTATTGTCTTTTCAGATACAGAAGCTGGGAAAACTATTCTTAGAATTGAACAATGGCTAAAACGAGCAGATATTAAACTGTTAACAAATTCTATTTTAAATGAGTAAAAAACATGGTATGTAGGCACTTTCACGTTACTTGTAACTGTTCTTTGGCTTGTATGCATACAAGTATTATTAGTGATGAAGGTATTGAAGTAAAAATTAATGTCTTAATATAAGTACTTTTTTTTAAGATAACTCAATCCTATTATATACAATACCTCAATACCAATATAGTGATGGCATATAATAGCTCTTATAGAATGCATATGATGAGAGCCATACCCCCAGTTAATTCTTATGCAATAACCAATCACAGTACCTATAGCTATACCTGCTAGACAAAACCCTACTTCTCTTTTTGAgactgaaaaaaagaaattatagttCATTGCTGATTTTCAATATTCATATAACAAATAACCTTGATACAGTGAGTCCTCAAGTTATGCAAATTTGTAAAATACCTAGTTGCTCTCCATTTATGTTctatgtatgtatttatatattatatatagttttttttttacaattcgACTTGTAcagtaattattttataaaaaaaagctCCAGATCGAATTAATTGCATAAGTTGAGAACTTACTATATTTTTTTAGTTACAGCAATACCTTCATTATTAAATTCATTTCTCATTTGTCGATAAAATGTTTTGATATTAAAATGTGAGTTATAATACTGAAACTGTAGTTGTTCCCAAACTGTTTGAAACCAAGTAAGTACATGTTGCATGATATCTTCTGCATCTTGCACGAATTGGTTGTTGTTTAATTCATGAAAAAATTGATGTACATGTGTTAACAATGTTGTGATCCATTGTTGCCCTTGTTGTACAACTACTGATGTTTGAACCTTTCCCAAAAAATTTATCACATACTATACTAATTCTTTGACAAGTAGCTTCATTTGGTAGTGTTTTACAAAtttgtattatatatttatgttaTATCACATATGTATTGTAATGTTTAATGTttgtaatataattaaaaataatataatatagatatagatatagatatatacagataaatataataattatgttATTTGTACTTTAGATTGTCCTTTTATATTTTGATGTAGATTAAATCtgtaaattttgtataatattattagaaaaagtaataataaaattaaagtaTAGATACTATATTAGTCTAAAACTTATGTGCAAATTGTTAATTGTTTATAAACAGTTTAAAGGATAgacaaaaatgaaatttattatatttattacattttaataataataataatgattagAAGCATGTAAGTTATTTTGACAAAATAGAgtacaaatttattattttgattTTATAGCATAATGATAGATTCATTATATAAAAAAAGTGTATGCTCATTACATAAATCGTGTAAACATAAAAAAAAGGaactattttacaattttcgGAAACGTGGAATTACCTGAAGTGCTTCAAATTGATTTGATAGATGAAACCAGATTTCGTCCATGATTTTACAAACTtgtttttattgacagtttaaaTTTAATGTAACATTTTATATTTCGTGCTTGCGGTGATACAGCTTTGTACACAACGGCCAGTCAGCTGGAAATGCAGCACAGTAGTGATATAAATAAACGATTAACGCATTGCATATGACTCGAAATAGATTATAAAGTCTGATTTAAAGCATGACAGCTTTTTGGGCATCGAAGATTATAATTCTTACTTCATTGTGATGTATGCCACGTGTTTAACCGTCA comes from the Colletes latitarsis isolate SP2378_abdomen chromosome 7, iyColLati1, whole genome shotgun sequence genome and includes:
- the Fen1 gene encoding flap structure-specific endonuclease 1, whose amino-acid sequence is MGILGLSKLIADIAPHAIKERELKHYFGRKVAIDASMCLYQFLIAVRSEGAQLTTVDGETTSHLMGTFYRTIRLVENGVKPVYVFDGKPPNLKGGELAKRAEKRDEAQKLLQAAQEAGNVEDMEKFNRRLVKVTKEHAEEVKQLLQLMGIPYVDAPCEAEAQCSALVKAGKVFATATEDMDALTFGCNVLLRRLTFSESRKMPVQEFHFDKVLEDLELNHDEFIDLCIMLGCDYTSSIKGVGPKRAIELIKTHRSLEKIIENIDLKKFPIPEDWNYKQARVLFQKPEVMDPNEIDLKWTEPDEEGLVAFLCGDKQFNEERVRNGAKKLFKARNTSTQGRLDTFFKVLPNSNPIKRKTEEKVGTVKKAKKGATGKPRGRKPK
- the LOC143343426 gene encoding NAD(P)H oxidoreductase RTN4IP1, mitochondrial yields the protein MDEIWFHLSNQFEALQVQTSVVVQQGQQWITTLLTHVHQFFHELNNNQFVQDAEDIMQHVLTWFQTVWEQLQFQYYNSHFNIKTFYRQMRNEFNNEVSKREVGFCLAGIAIGTVIGYCIRINWGYGSHHMHSIRAIICHHYIGIEGVSMIHDAEMPMIKKSNELLIQVKAASINIVDTKICYGYSKTYRRLLNSGKHRELPVILGRDCTGKVIGIGQSVINFDIGDEVLLAVPSWAPGTMAEYIVVPETYVVKRPKYHNFEACASLPYNGCLAWDALINRSTIQEGNAKGKRILVCGGNTPVGCILIQLVKLWGGQVDIICKPNVIPIAKALGANEIITLNGSSLEKQLLLYDKYDVIFYTGGQPIDEHILKQRLVPYGSYISTLPEQLTSDSLGFLLGSIFAGYVRIKLLIQYIFGFNVSQWKDGSKLNAIYLQALCDLVDAQQLQIVVDKIYGPCQIEQALNRILDPDAIGSIIITFQ